In Bombina bombina isolate aBomBom1 chromosome 6, aBomBom1.pri, whole genome shotgun sequence, a single genomic region encodes these proteins:
- the SENP8 gene encoding sentrin-specific protease 8, with the protein MEQVILSYGDSLLRLSDVVLLDPPNWLNDNVIGFTFEYLASSLAPHLSGRVCFISPEVSQFIKCCGREAPTFLEPLALPDKDLILLPVNDNAGPEAGGTHWSLLAYVRQLHGFFHYDSSPGTNFRHAQLMARHLSPLLGSNLSYKEEEAPAQHNSYDCGMYVVCIAEAMCAQHLHGCDSLKDITPQYVTRKRMEWKDIIRGLSSLTVPNITQVGKA; encoded by the coding sequence ATGGAGCAAGTAATACTGAGCTATGGAGATTCCCTTTTACGCTTATCAGATGTAGTTCTTCTTGATCCACCTAACTGGCTGAATGACAATGTTATTGGTTTCACCTTTGAGTACTTGGCTTCTTCATTGGCACCACATCTATCCGGACGTGTTTGTTTTATCAGTCCTGAAGTAAGCCAATTCATCAAATGCTGCGGAAGAGAGGCACCCACTTTCCTTGAACCACTAGCCTTACCAGACAAAGACCTTATCCTCTTGCCTGTAAATGATAATGCCGGACCGGAGGCTGGGGGCACACACTGGAGCCTTCTTGCTTATGTCCGGCAGCTACATGGCTTCTTTCATTATGACTCTTCACCTGGAACCAATTTTCGTCATGCTCAACTTATGGCTAGGCATTTAAGTCCCCTTCTAGgaagtaatctaagttacaaagaAGAGGAAGCCCCTGCCCAGCACAACAGCTATGATTGTGGCATGTATGTGGTTTGTATAGCAGAAGCTATGTGTGCACAACATTTGCATGGCTGTGACAGTTTGAAGGATATTACACCCCAGTATGTTACCAGAAAAAGGATGGAGTGGAAAGATATCATTAGAGGGCTGAGTTCTCTAACAGTTCCAAATATAACTCAAGTGGGAAAGGCATAA